The Sorex araneus isolate mSorAra2 chromosome 9, mSorAra2.pri, whole genome shotgun sequence genomic interval aatGTCGAACAACTGGGTTGTtcctagatcttggctattgtacataatgttgcaatgaacataggtgtgaaaATATCTTCTAGAACAAAATGTCTCTGTTCTCGAGATAGATGCCAAGATGTGGTTGAtaggttttatgttttttttttttttttgagaagtcttcatactgttttccatagagactgagcTAGCCAATAGTAGATAAAGACCCCATGTTCACATGCCCCACTAGAATTTGTTGCTTAGGGACTGCTTCAAGTGTGTTACTCACACTGGTATGGAATAATCTCTGCCTTGATGTGACCTTCCCTAATAAGCAGTGATGATTAATATTTTCCCCTCAAATGCCCATTGggtatatatattcaaaataaatgttaGTTTTACATAAGATGTGGTACAGGGTTAGTTAAGAACATGGGGATTGACACCAAGTAGGCCTATATTCGAGTACTTATTTTCCTACTTTTCATGTATGTGTTCATGTACATATGATCTTTAAATTTTGTAAGgtttttataaaagtaattttttgaaaatagtgAGTAGTGAAGTACCTTTGGGTTAAGAGGTAAATAAAATGGGGTTACTCTCATCTGAGTGAATATTGGGTGAATACATATTTTCCTCTTCAAAATCTGATAATGAGTAGATTCCTTTAGTAGTCATTTATCCACCCCTATGAATCAAACAATGCCTTCCCTGAGTTTCTTATTATGATTACAGAAGAATGTCTTCCAAGAGGggttaattattattttctaatccTGTAGAGAAAATTTGCTTAATGGACAGCTATACTCAGTGACAGACAAAATGAAGCAATATACTATGAGTAAGTATCTAGGAATATGAGGTCCTAGAAAGGGAAATAAGTTCTAAAATACTGAGGATTGGGTCTACTGGGGGCTCAAACTCCTGGGGACAGTCATATTGAAAGGCCCTGGATGCCTGTGTCATGTCTCATGAAATTAAGTACTagaaaaatatctagaaataaacTCAATTAGAATAGTACAGGATTATAAAAggtataatttattatttgccTATTATATCTACTGTTTAATAGGATCTGATAAGAAATGATTCAATTCTAGAATGAGATACATAAGTGATATCAGGAGCAAAAGGAATAAGAACATAGCTGAggtctgttaatttgtaaattatattttcattaaaaattttgctGAATCAAATATTTTTGTACCTATTGGGTTccaggtgctcaggagcccttgGGGGTCTGAGAGTGCTAAAGAGCAATGATAAGGAGCTAACAGAGTATAGGGAAAGCATCTAAACCCAGGAAACCTTGATGTGACCCGAAGAACCAGGTGTCATGAGATCAGTTTGAGATCAATCCTAGGGGAGTCAAGGATTTCACGAAGAGGACCTTCTGATGTCACTCCTGAAATTCCCAGAAACAATCACCCATAGAATTCCCCACAACTATGTAGTTAATATCTAAAAAATTTTAGTAGGTTACCCTAAAACAAGTGCAGAATGACAACGGAATACTCATTTCATAGAGTTTTCTGCAGAAAATGTTGGTAATGATTAAAAGAATGACAGCAGGTCAGGCTTGTTGATGCATTTTATTGTGAGATGGGGGAAGTCTggtaaaaaactagaaaatggcCATGGTGtaacaaggaaattaaaaatgaagagtcAGATTTGTAACTTACATACATGAATACAGGAACAAATTGGCACAAAATGTTAAACATTGTTCCCAACACTGTTTATATAAGGTTATTCTAATTTGGCTTACTAAGGAAATGAGAGTTTTATGGTTAGACTAATTTCTTAATAAAACTGCAGAGCATCATGCTATTAGTCAcacagtgaattttaaaatttaagagttttatattaaaaactgGGTAAAGGTAAAATGACTTGATTGTAGTTGTAAAACTAATACATTCCCATTTAAATTCTGTTCTACAGTCCAAGGCAAGTATAAATGTTAACATAACACTGTTAAATCAAATCTCAATGCAAGAGAACCAATTGCATCTCTACTTTAAATCTTATCAACTTTCCAAATTTTCatactaaaatatattattgtattaATACAAACTACAGTATTATACACTACACTGtgtaataaataaagaaatataaaaataagacacataaatataaaagttttctAAAACTAAAAGTACATATGTCAGTAAGAAGGGTATTAATACTGCCAGGTTTGAAGACGTACAGTACAAAAATGTTGCACAGATCtataaactaaaagaaataaaataatactgataGGTAAAATCAGCTAATGTTCTTAATAAACTGGGTCCATAATAACTAACATTTGGAAACAGGTATGAGCCAAATAACAATGGCACGCCCATGTCAAAAATGCAAGTACATGGAGAAAGCAGATTAGAAAATTTCCCTTTCGTTTCTTTAGAGAAATTTTGAAAGTCAATTGATGTAAAATGAATACTGAGGAATTAAAGGTGAAATGTCCCAGTGTTTCAGTTTCTCTGACAGAGTCAGTGGTTTTAagaattatttggaattttgatataacaaataaaatcaacaaatgcTAGTTATTGTAGGCCACACATTGAACAAAGGCGGGCGAGAGCCTTGAAAAATACTGATAAATGGCACTTACAGCACACAGGTCTTGCTTAAGGCCAAGGGAGATACAAAGCTTCATATCATATCCTTCATATTTGTTATCACATACTCAAACACAATTACAAACACTGATTCTGACGACTCTGCTGTCCTTACCAGTATTAACACTGTTAGTCCCTGCAATCAGAACTCAATGACAATCTTCTGAACTCCATTTTAAACCACATGAGTAAGAAACTTCAGTTCTTCTATCGGTTGCTTTCTTAAGGCTAACAATACACTTTAAATGATAATACGTTCTACTATGACATCTATATATTAGAAATCACTACCTTCTAGATTGATTTATAAAAGGTAGTTAGCACGGTTTGAAACTGTATTATACTTCTCTGCAAAGGGAATTTTGTAGTGCAGAAgttctcacattttaaaaaacataataaaatactgaAGCGGGTTTAGCATATGTTtaccaataaaaaattataaaatttctccCAATTGTACAGCTTAAGAATAAACCAACATAAGAATGACAATTAAtactgataaaaaaaagaaacaatgccaGAGCTTATCCAATTAATCAGCTTCCTTTAACCTGTTAAACCTTTGCTTTCTGAGTCATTAAAGTTTTCTAATCTGCTTCACGTTACAAACTTGTTCCTAACATTGAAAAATGCATGAAAAATTACTAGGTTGGAGATTCAGGCACACCCggattttttttgtatgtttttttttgtattttttaaatttttactttacacAGTAGTGAACAGAAATCACAGTATACAGGTTACCGTGTTTCTATGAAAGCATGTATAATAGAGAACAAACTTCATTAccaatttgaatttattttccgTCTAGAAAAACTATTAGGCTTCGTTTGTTTTTTCTTCGGACACTTGCTCACTATTTTCGCTTACTTTTTGTTCCAAGCTGCTGGCTTGATTTACAGCTCCACCATCCTTCACTGGATCTTCAGTTTTGGCTCCTTCTTCATTCTCTGCCTCTTCTacttcctcctccatctcttcctcctcctcttccccttgtGGTTGTTcacattctttttcttcctgcAGTTCCTCCATCTCtttatcttcctcctcctcttcctctttttcactCTCTTCGTCTTCTTCCCTTGTCAAACTCTCTCTCTCGTCTGAGTCGACCTGAGAGGGAGATGCCCTAGCACCAACATGCTCACTGGTCAGGACTTCCGGTCCTGCCTCTTCCTGCTCTGTACTATCACGTTCTTCAGCTTCTCTCTTGCAATAGGAGTAGCGATGATTCATGTGTTGAGAGTAAGACCCAGAGTGTGAGAAACGCTTTCCACATTTGTCACATTGATAGGGCTTTTCTCCAGAATGTAATCTCATGTGTTCAATCAAATGATGTTTGTGTTTAAAAGCCTTCTTACAGATTCCACACTCGTGAGGTCTTTTCCCTGCAAAAGAAGATCACAGTCGTGAAATTAAGTGATGGTATTAAACAAACGAAACCATTATAAGGCATTTGGGGGAGTTCATATTGGGGAAAAAGTTATATCAGATTTATTGACATACCTGTGTGTTCATATTTATGTCTTAATAATGAGCTACTCTTTTGGAATATTTTATCACACAAATCACAAGCATACATTCCGTTTTCTGTCTTCcgcattttctttttgggtggtgTCGAGTCAGAGTCATTCTGATCCTCTACATTTGATACTCCTTCTGAGCTAGTGTCTTGCCGTTCATCCTAAATGAAACcatcaagaaaatttaatttaaaattaaaaggtaaaCAGGGGACATAAAGAACAGTATGGGTTAAGCAACTAGattgatttatattttacagAACTTTATCAAAGCAAGCAAACTCATCACTGCTGCTTAGCTCTTGGTGAGACTTGGATGGGGGGAGGGTTGACACTGGCAAAGTAGGATTAGAGGCAATGCAGTAACAACTGTAGCAAaatcctgtgctcagggggcaggagagatagcgcAGGGTGTAGGTGCTTATCTTACACCagctccatccctgacactgcattcaGCCCCCAgccaccgtcaggagtgattctggagtccAGATCCAggagcctcctgagcacagaacagggtgcgtccccagaaccaaaaataacACAACAAAGCACTTGGACATTTATATTCCTGGTATTGAAAAGCAAGGGACaccaaaaaagaatgaatataaaatatgtaaccAAGATTTGACTCCATATGAATGATGAATTTATAAGAAATTGGCAATTGGCAGAAAGTTTTAACTAACAGACTTGCAAAATAGTCACTAATTTTTAACTAtatcatttatctattttttcattCTGTGTTTTGTTAagcaaaattattctattttttagagGGGATGTGTCAAACTGTATCTTCCAATCTTCTATTTTATGAACAAAATGCTACAATCTCCTTGGAAAGAGAGGCTTGCTTCATCACTTTTCTGAGAAGCATGATGGAAAAAACATGCAAGAGCTTCTGACACTCTTTTCAGGCACCATACCTAGAGGGGTATCCAAATGATAGGACCAGCTCCTTCTATCAATTGGACTCTTGGACCCAGTGATAACTGAGGGAGAAGAAAGTGTCGTGCGATGCAAGGAAACAAACTAAGTGCTTTGTACATACTAGGGTGTGCTGTGTCATTGAAGCAACATGCCTGGAGGCTggacaatttttaaatttcagtgaaaCAAAACTGTTTCATGTAATGTCAGGAGGGACTTACTGGGCATAAAGATTTTGTGTAGGCTAAAGAATCCTGCAGGAGCTTGTAGTGAAATTAGTTCCATCATTTTATTAGTGCCATCATCAGGATTATTAGAAATTAATTTCATCATCAAGATTATTCCACCATTTTGCCTTAAAACATACTCATTAACTaagagtttaaatattttaaaatatttattatggtaCTGCAAGGCTACAGATATGCAGGAATTGGGTCATTTGTGAGGTGTCAATGGATGCTATGATAATTTGATTGTGTCTACATCAAATTTcaatgaaagtaataaaattatcAGAGCATCCACAGACATCTTAGAGATGACACACTCACATTTATCTCTAGTATCTATTTGAGTCAATCAAAAGTTGATGGGTAAAATGGGGAGGTAATCAAAGTTATAAGACAAAATAATCTCACCAATGAGGAACACAACGGTGACAAAAAGGCTACCCCAAACTCTCATGGATTTGAAGTGAAAGTTACAAGGGGAAAATGTACATGAAGAGTCATAACCacgttttattatatatattgtttacAACTAAATGGATCTTAAAAGAATTATAAACTTGTAAACACAGAATTTAATGTGTACAAAGTGATAGCTAAGTTTGTCTGGCATAAACTGCCAGTGGATGGGAACATGTCTCCCCTATTTAAATAATCGTAGTAAGCCAGACACaatatattctgaattttcagaatataagattaaaaaaagaaatctacatCTAAATAGCATTCCATTTCCCCCCCTTTACTCTTTACAGCTTCAGTCATGGATTTAGCTGAAACTTATATAAATCAATCATTTTCACAAAAGTATACTTTAAACTTTACTAGGTAATTATATCTTAGGTTGGTAACAAACCAGACATGATGCTATGGAAGTTAAAGAAGACactaatctttttcttttgtaaaagaaATTACAGTCTTAAAGCAATAACAACTGGCTTTGCTCTAAtcacattgttttaaaaattaactgaagTAAGTGTAGCATTTTATAAAACAAGTTTGAGATGGAACACACATTTACGCATAtgtgtattacatatatatgtagatacatatattttttacctGATTTCCATTTGGCTGGATCACTTTCAAGGACGGTTGCTGATCCTGGACTGCAGGGCTGACTGTAGTCGAGTACGTGTAAGCCACCTGGGGAATCAGGATAGTCTGCTTATTGGCAGCTAGTGCTCTCAAGCACGGAACACTGTTCTGGTCAGCAATGGCCACAATTGTGGGTAACTGGGCAGTGACGGTAGGTATAGCAATATTTATGGGGTTGGCACTTGGTGGGATTACATTTACAACTGGTTCTGAGTCTGTAACACAACTGTCCTTTTGTGGCTCCTTTTTTGCACAAGACAAGTTCAAGGGTTCTTCCTGGACAGAATAAACACTGTTCTGGTAAACACTAGTAATAGTTGACCTTTCCAATAACTCTCCCTGTTGCTTTGGTAGTGAAAGATCAAGAGGTTCTACTTGTGGCTCTTCTTGTGCACCTTCTGCTGTGTACAAGTAACCCTGTGTATTTCTGGATGAGGAAAGGTTCAGAGGTGATGGGGATGATGTACTACTTCTGGAACCGTTGACGGTTGATCCCACTGGTAAAACTGGGGAGTTACTCATCTTCAGAGGACTTTGTAGATGTATTGTGCTGTCCTGGGATTCACTTGCGTTTGTGGATTGAGGCCGATCATCGTTCTTTGCAGAGATATTTACTTTGCCTGGTTCTGGAGAAGAGGGTTCAGAGGACTGCACTGAAATTTGCCCAGCTTGCATCTTTTCAAACCACTTTTTCACTACATCCAGCGGTAGGTTTACTGAGTCAGCAATTTTTGAAAGCTCTTCTGCACTTGGCTGTGCATTCAAAGCATAGTATGCTTTTAAAAGAGACAAGAGGTTCTTTAAAGGTGGCTGAGTGGGAGACAAATTTCCATCCCCAGAACCGGATGAAACAGAAGACTCGGGCTTCTCCGTTTCAGGGGCAGGGACTTGAGAGGGTTGGGTGGGCTGCTTTAGGTCATAGTGCTTTAATTCTGGAAGTGCATTAATATCTCCTGGACAGTCGTCACACAGAAGGCAAGTGCTATCATTTGCTTCTCCTTCAAAGCTTTTGTCCTTCTCGGATTTAATAGTAAGATCTTCTGGTAACTTTTCGCTTTTGCAGCTGTTTGTAGGAACtgggttttccttttttaaattctgaGGAACAACCTGGAGTTGGCTAGGCTGCTCAAGACTGTAGTTAATGATAATTTTGGTTGTTCCATCCTGATCAACCAAAGGAAGACTGATGGCCGAAATAACAGAATGGCCACCCTGTTGTATGGATGAAGCATTGATTGTTTCTTGTTCTTTGGATGCAAGATTGGCTTGATTATTCTCCAAAACTTGCCTTATCACATTACCATCTACTGCCACTTTAAGTACATTCTGAATATCACTTAAATTGATACTTATGGGAGATACCAAACCAACTGTTGGCAGAACAACAGCTTGCACCACACCCTGAGGAGAATTGGTCGCCTGCAATGGGCCACCACCACTGAAGACCCCGTTTTGTAAAGGGGTTGAACAGTTGATTCCTGAAGCAACAACTATGGGTTTGAATTCATAATCCACAGGTTCAGTTTTAATTTGGTTTACAGAAAGTTGTTCTTGAAGGGGCTTATTCTCTATCTTTTGCCGTATCTGTGGCCTTGTGGGGCTGCCTGGTGATGCCGAGAGAGATGGTGAGGAACACTGAGATGTCTTGAGTCCTGTTCTTGGTCGCCCATTCACAGGCATCAAGCTGATACATTTCTTACTGCTTATGTGTGAGCTATAGGAACCGGAATGGGAAAATCGTTTCTTGCAGTTTGGGCATTCATATGGCTTCTCTCCTAAACACAAAagcatatatgtttataaatttttatgcATCCACACTTTTctgaaataatattaagaagttcTTGTGTATGCTTAAGATATGATTTTACTTAGATCACCGAAAGTTCAAAACCTATTAAAGATTAGAATACCCTTAGTTTTGGCTACTTTCACTAACCAATATGGAGTTATCATATTCAtatcatatgtatataatgtTATGGCTAActttaaaacttcaaataattCTTAAATACTATAATAACTGCAAATACCAAATAATCACCTtctactcttttatttcttttcttatcctGTTTCATAATCTTAATGCGATTTTTTCCTCAATCATATGAACGAGAAATTAGTTAACAGAGGAAAGCAAAAGAGTAAAGTCTCCTATAAGATTGAACAATTATGAATGCCTGTACTTCATTGTATAAATCATATGAATATAGAGCATCCATACTCTATGGTTCTTTGAAACTATCTCTTAATGTGCATTAAAccttaaatgaataaaagatagTTCTTGTTATAAACTTTGGCTTATTAAACTGGGATATATGTATTCCAAGAGTGGATATACACTAGGTTAGAACTTCAATTTTAGTGACAGTGGCTATGGTCATTTAAACCATTTTTGTATTACAACTGATGATACTATACTGTACAGGTGCTACATAAGGGtgatttattagaaaaaaatcacaatgtcAAAAGTTTCTTGTAGCTAAAGACCAGCTTTAAACTGCTTCCCTGGATATTCTAGACATTTTTTGTTGGCCTTAAGGTTACTTTGTTAGGGAAACTTGAGGAACACTGAGCTATGTGTTTCATAACTCTcaaagttttgctttgttttaaatttatataagatggcattcattaatttataaaaaacataTAAGCTTTCAGTGTCAATGAGGTAGCAACTTTTGGATCTTAtgtgttattttgtttctctcttgtACCAATTACAGTGCCATTCACAAAGATGGAcatcaaaacattttttgatgGATGGATGGCTAATTGTAGAATTATGACATGTGGTGTTACTAACTTACCTACTCAACCTCAAAATAAGCTTATATCTTCCCCACTCATGAGGTAAAACAAATGACACAAAAGCAGTGAGAAATCAACAGTGGTTCTGCTTTTTATGTAACTCAATATTGTAAAGTTTAAAATAGTGAgttatattttctcattaaatgATTGCTAAAGTGACTGTTTGAATGATCAGCTATTAGAACAGGAAATGGTGTAAGAATCCCTCTATcagatactttcttttttcttctggccacacacagcagtgctcaggggatggaacacatgcggtgccagggatgtagCCAGTACCTCCTATATGCAAACTGCACTCACCGCCAAGCTATCCCCCGACGTCCCTAGGAACtggtttcttaaactgtgggtcacaaCCTCATATGGGATCATGTAAGTGAACATGGGGATGGCCATGGAAAAATCTTCAAAATTTGTTTAAGAatcaatttattatatattatcaaTAGATCTTTTTAGTTATGTACCTGTGCTATGTACCTATATATCAGGGATTGTATAAAATTTCCTCAAGTGAAAAGTAGTCATATGCGGTAAAGTTTAGGAAGTCATG includes:
- the ZEB1 gene encoding zinc finger E-box-binding homeobox 1 isoform X2 — encoded protein: MADGPRCKRRKQANPRRNNVTNYNTVVETNSDSDDEDKLHIVEEESIADAADCEGGVPEDDLPTDQTVLPGSSEREGNAKNCWEEDVKDDECDSDAENEQNHDPNVEEFLQQQDTAVIYPEAPEDDQRQGTPEASGHDENGTPDAFSQLLTCPYCDRGYKRFTSLKEHIKYRHEKNEDNFSCSLCSYTFAYRTQLERHMTSHKSGRDQRHVTQSGGNRKFKCTECGKAFKYKHHLKEHLRIHSGEKPYECPNCKKRFSHSGSYSSHISSKKCISLMPVNGRPRTGLKTSQCSSPSLSASPGSPTRPQIRQKIENKPLQEQLSVNQIKTEPVDYEFKPIVVASGINCSTPLQNGVFSGGGPLQATNSPQGVVQAVVLPTVGLVSPISINLSDIQNVLKVAVDGNVIRQVLENNQANLASKEQETINASSIQQGGHSVISAISLPLVDQDGTTKIIINYSLEQPSQLQVVPQNLKKENPVPTNSCKSEKLPEDLTIKSEKDKSFEGEANDSTCLLCDDCPGDINALPELKHYDLKQPTQPSQVPAPETEKPESSVSSGSGDGNLSPTQPPLKNLLSLLKAYYALNAQPSAEELSKIADSVNLPLDVVKKWFEKMQAGQISVQSSEPSSPEPGKVNISAKNDDRPQSTNASESQDSTIHLQSPLKMSNSPVLPVGSTVNGSRSSTSSPSPLNLSSSRNTQGYLYTAEGAQEEPQVEPLDLSLPKQQGELLERSTITSVYQNSVYSVQEEPLNLSCAKKEPQKDSCVTDSEPVVNVIPPSANPINIAIPTVTAQLPTIVAIADQNSVPCLRALAANKQTILIPQVAYTYSTTVSPAVQDQQPSLKVIQPNGNQDERQDTSSEGVSNVEDQNDSDSTPPKKKMRKTENGMYACDLCDKIFQKSSSLLRHKYEHTGKRPHECGICKKAFKHKHHLIEHMRLHSGEKPYQCDKCGKRFSHSGSYSQHMNHRYSYCKREAEERDSTEQEEAGPEVLTSEHVGARASPSQVDSDERESLTREEDEESEKEEEEEEDKEMEELQEEKECEQPQGEEEEEEMEEEVEEAENEEGAKTEDPVKDGGAVNQASSLEQKVSENSEQVSEEKTNEA
- the ZEB1 gene encoding zinc finger E-box-binding homeobox 1 isoform X1, giving the protein MTYGGESYPERYLASTGKGDSPSLQQMATCAVTNYNTVVETNSDSDDEDKLHIVEEESIADAADCEGGVPEDDLPTDQTVLPGSSEREGNAKNCWEEDVKDDECDSDAENEQNHDPNVEEFLQQQDTAVIYPEAPEDDQRQGTPEASGHDENGTPDAFSQLLTCPYCDRGYKRFTSLKEHIKYRHEKNEDNFSCSLCSYTFAYRTQLERHMTSHKSGRDQRHVTQSGGNRKFKCTECGKAFKYKHHLKEHLRIHSGEKPYECPNCKKRFSHSGSYSSHISSKKCISLMPVNGRPRTGLKTSQCSSPSLSASPGSPTRPQIRQKIENKPLQEQLSVNQIKTEPVDYEFKPIVVASGINCSTPLQNGVFSGGGPLQATNSPQGVVQAVVLPTVGLVSPISINLSDIQNVLKVAVDGNVIRQVLENNQANLASKEQETINASSIQQGGHSVISAISLPLVDQDGTTKIIINYSLEQPSQLQVVPQNLKKENPVPTNSCKSEKLPEDLTIKSEKDKSFEGEANDSTCLLCDDCPGDINALPELKHYDLKQPTQPSQVPAPETEKPESSVSSGSGDGNLSPTQPPLKNLLSLLKAYYALNAQPSAEELSKIADSVNLPLDVVKKWFEKMQAGQISVQSSEPSSPEPGKVNISAKNDDRPQSTNASESQDSTIHLQSPLKMSNSPVLPVGSTVNGSRSSTSSPSPLNLSSSRNTQGYLYTAEGAQEEPQVEPLDLSLPKQQGELLERSTITSVYQNSVYSVQEEPLNLSCAKKEPQKDSCVTDSEPVVNVIPPSANPINIAIPTVTAQLPTIVAIADQNSVPCLRALAANKQTILIPQVAYTYSTTVSPAVQDQQPSLKVIQPNGNQDERQDTSSEGVSNVEDQNDSDSTPPKKKMRKTENGMYACDLCDKIFQKSSSLLRHKYEHTGKRPHECGICKKAFKHKHHLIEHMRLHSGEKPYQCDKCGKRFSHSGSYSQHMNHRYSYCKREAEERDSTEQEEAGPEVLTSEHVGARASPSQVDSDERESLTREEDEESEKEEEEEEDKEMEELQEEKECEQPQGEEEEEEMEEEVEEAENEEGAKTEDPVKDGGAVNQASSLEQKVSENSEQVSEEKTNEA